The following proteins are encoded in a genomic region of Gossypium hirsutum isolate 1008001.06 chromosome D05, Gossypium_hirsutum_v2.1, whole genome shotgun sequence:
- the LOC107903219 gene encoding peroxiredoxin-2B isoform X2, with the protein MACIVVGDTIPDGTVSYADEAHQILNVSVHSLAAAKQVILCGVPGAFTPTCSLKHVPGFIEKAEELKSKGISEIIVISVNDPYVMRAWGKSYPENKHVKFLSDSSGAYVKTLGLELDVSDRGFGIRSQRFALLLDDLKVKVANVESDGQFKVSSAEDMLKAL; encoded by the exons ATGGCTTGTATTGTGGTCGGTGACACGATTCCCGATGGTACTGTCTCATATGCTGATGAGGCCCATCAGATTCTAAACGTGTCCGTACACTCCCTTGCTGCCGCTAAACAGGTCATTCTCTGTGGAGTTCCCGGTGCTTTTACCCCCACATGCAG CTTGAAACATGTACCAGGTTTCATTGAAAAGGCAGAGGAGCTCAAGTCAAAAGGCATTAGTGAGATTATCGTCATCAGTG TTAATGACCCATATGTGATGAGGGCATGGGGCAAGTCATATCCCGAAAACAAGCACGTAAAGTTCTTGTCTGATAGCTCAGGTGCTTACGTAAAAACACTAGGGCTTGAGCTTGACGTGTCGGACAGAGGTTTTGGGATTCGATCACAAAGGTTTGCTTTGTTGCTTGATGACCTTAAGGTGAAAGTTGCTAACGTGGAATCGGATGGGCAGTTCAAAGTTTCCAGCGCTGAAGATATGCTTAAGGCTCTCTAA
- the LOC107903219 gene encoding peroxiredoxin-2B isoform X1 translates to MACIVVGDTIPDGTVSYADEAHQILNVSVHSLAAAKQVILCGVPGAFTPTCRWVLKSHICCLFLFQFPSSLKHVPGFIEKAEELKSKGISEIIVISVNDPYVMRAWGKSYPENKHVKFLSDSSGAYVKTLGLELDVSDRGFGIRSQRFALLLDDLKVKVANVESDGQFKVSSAEDMLKAL, encoded by the exons ATGGCTTGTATTGTGGTCGGTGACACGATTCCCGATGGTACTGTCTCATATGCTGATGAGGCCCATCAGATTCTAAACGTGTCCGTACACTCCCTTGCTGCCGCTAAACAGGTCATTCTCTGTGGAGTTCCCGGTGCTTTTACCCCCACATGCAG ATGGGTCCTTAAATCGCATATATgttgtctttttcttttccaattccCGAGCAGCTTGAAACATGTACCAGGTTTCATTGAAAAGGCAGAGGAGCTCAAGTCAAAAGGCATTAGTGAGATTATCGTCATCAGTG TTAATGACCCATATGTGATGAGGGCATGGGGCAAGTCATATCCCGAAAACAAGCACGTAAAGTTCTTGTCTGATAGCTCAGGTGCTTACGTAAAAACACTAGGGCTTGAGCTTGACGTGTCGGACAGAGGTTTTGGGATTCGATCACAAAGGTTTGCTTTGTTGCTTGATGACCTTAAGGTGAAAGTTGCTAACGTGGAATCGGATGGGCAGTTCAAAGTTTCCAGCGCTGAAGATATGCTTAAGGCTCTCTAA